The following are from one region of the Pseudazoarcus pumilus genome:
- the flhB gene encoding flagellar biosynthesis protein FlhB: protein MAEESDLEKTEQPTPRRLEQGREEGQVPQSRELSTFFVLITGAAMLWAMGGWIGTRVTDSLKHGFTFERAAAFDTQRMLEAFSTIFTEVLITILPLFGVLMVAALAAPISLGGFVFSSKVLAIKPERMNPLKGLARMFSVHGLAELIKSVLKALIIGALGVLAVWRERENVFTLMGLPLEYAIPRFFETLVFAALLIILGLALVALIDVPFQLWQFHRRMRMTREEVKREHKEQEGDPHVKARVRAIQREMARRRMMAEVPKADVVVTNPTHFSVALKYDGASMGAPVVIAKGRGEVALKIRELAAEHDVPRLEAPPLARALYAHCELGETIPATLYTAVAEVMAYVYQLNNWMARGGARPDVPTGVSVPHGMDPGGSGTNARHDGTERSMNE from the coding sequence ATGGCCGAAGAGAGCGATCTCGAAAAAACCGAACAACCTACGCCACGCCGGCTGGAACAGGGCCGCGAGGAAGGCCAGGTTCCGCAGTCGCGCGAGCTGTCGACCTTCTTCGTGCTGATCACCGGCGCGGCCATGCTGTGGGCCATGGGCGGGTGGATCGGGACGCGGGTGACCGACTCCCTCAAGCATGGTTTCACCTTCGAACGCGCGGCGGCCTTCGATACGCAGCGCATGCTCGAGGCCTTCTCGACCATCTTCACCGAGGTGCTGATCACCATCCTGCCGCTGTTCGGCGTGCTCATGGTCGCGGCGCTGGCCGCGCCGATTTCGCTGGGCGGTTTCGTGTTCTCGAGCAAGGTGCTGGCGATCAAGCCCGAGCGCATGAACCCGCTCAAGGGCCTGGCGCGCATGTTCTCGGTGCACGGCCTGGCCGAGCTGATCAAGTCGGTGCTCAAGGCGTTGATCATCGGCGCGCTCGGCGTGCTGGCGGTGTGGCGCGAGCGCGAGAACGTGTTCACGCTGATGGGCCTGCCGCTGGAGTACGCGATTCCGCGCTTCTTCGAGACGCTGGTCTTCGCCGCGCTGCTGATCATTCTCGGGCTGGCGCTGGTCGCGCTGATCGATGTGCCCTTCCAGCTGTGGCAGTTCCACCGCCGCATGCGCATGACGCGCGAAGAGGTCAAGCGCGAGCACAAGGAGCAGGAGGGCGACCCCCACGTCAAGGCGCGGGTGCGGGCGATCCAGCGCGAGATGGCGCGCCGGCGCATGATGGCCGAGGTGCCCAAGGCCGATGTCGTGGTCACCAACCCGACGCATTTTTCGGTGGCGCTCAAGTACGACGGGGCGAGCATGGGCGCCCCGGTGGTCATCGCCAAGGGGCGCGGCGAGGTGGCGCTGAAGATCCGCGAACTGGCCGCCGAACACGACGTGCCGCGGCTCGAGGCGCCGCCGCTGGCGCGCGCGCTGTATGCGCACTGCGAGCTGGGCGAAACCATTCCGGCGACGCTGTACACGGCGGTGGCCGAGGTCATGGCCTATGTCTATCAACTCAACAACTGGATGGCACGCGGCGGCGCCAGACCCGACGTGCCGACCGGCGTGTCCGTGCCGCACGGCATGGATCCGGGGGGCAGTGGCACGAATGCACGACACGACGGCACCGAGAGGTCGATGAATGAATGA